In Desulfovibrio sp. TomC, the sequence CCGGCCAGACCGGAAACGAGGCCGACGAAACCCAAAATCGCCAGAAGGATAAGAAACTTTTTCACGGGCGGAATCTCGCAGGGGAGGGAGTGACGAAGGGCATGCCTTCCTTGGGGGGAAGCCCCCAGGCCAGACGCAACCGGCCATGGAGGTCACGGACATCGGCCTCGGTGCAGCCAAGCAGGGCCAGCATCCGCAGGACGGTCCGGCCCTGGCGGTTGACCAGACAACCCGGGGCGGCAAAGGCCGAAACGGCCCGACCGGTCATCCAAAACGGGAAGAGCCGGCAATAATACGGACGCACCGGCCTTGGCAAGCAGCAACCGCCGGCGCGCAAAAAGACACAATTGCCGGACGGGTCCACGGCCAGGCGCAGATGCTGTCCGGTCTCGGGAAAAAGTCGGGCCACACGGTCCCGGTCACCCGGGAACAGCCGGGCGAGATTGGCCACGAAGGCCCCGGAATTGGCCTCGGGGACAAAGGCCCCCAGGGTCAGACCCACCTGTTCGATGATGCGGGTGCGCTCCATCTCCGAGACGGGAAAACACAACTCTTCCTGGCCTGGGGACAGCGTGCAGCAGGTGGGACCGGCGGCGGCGCAACGGGCGCAGGCCTCCCCGCCGGGCGGCGGCCCCTTTGACAACAGCGTCAGATCAGCATTCACGGCGACCTCCCGGGCCGCCGCACGCACCGGGGTCCCTCCCCGGCCGTATCCGGCATCCCGGGCCACCATAATCCCGGCGCACCCGGCCGTAAAGGCCCGCACCAGAGCCCTTGGCCCGGGCAACACCCGGGCGTCCCGCCCAACCCCGGCAGACCGGGGCCGGCGGGACGCCCGGCGACGTGGTTAGCGGCCGAGTTTTTCCCGGCCGTAGGCGGTCACTGCCAGACGCCCGTTGTTGTCTTCGAGCAGCCCGAGGTTGACCAGATCGCGGACCATGGGCTGGACCTGGGAGAAATGCCGCACCAGGGCCCGGCTGATATCCTCCTCCGTGGCTGGGGGTTCGCAGACCCGCAGGATGTCCTTGGCGGCCTGGGTGAGCGATCCGTCGGGCTTGACCTGGGGGGTGGCTTCGGCGGCGTCGTACATGTCGGAAGTCATGACAACTCTCTTTTGCAAAAATACCAATCCGGGCAGCTCGGACCGGCGGCCTTGGCCCGTTCTTCGGCCATGGCCTGGGTTCGCGGCGGCGGGGCCAGAACGCCCTCGCCGGGTTTCCAACCGGCAGGCGTGGCCACGCCATGGGCGTCTGTAGCCTGAAGCGCCGCGACAAGGCGCATGATTTCTTCGACGTTGCGTCCCGTGGTCATGGGATAGGCCATAAACGCCCGGATGAACTGACGGTCGTCAATGACAAAAACCACGCGGGCCGGTTCGGTTGCCGACTCGGCCGGCATGGTCATGCCGTAGCGTCGGGCCATCTCGCCGGTGGTGTCGGCAATGAGGGGAAAGTCGATCACAACGCCGAACTTCTCCTCAAGGGACCGCACCCAGGCGATATGCGAGAAGATGGAATCGACCGACAGGCCGAGCAACTCGCAGCCGGATTTGCGCAGCGTGTCGCGCACGCCGGCAAAGGCTATCAGTTCCGAGGCGCACACCGGCGTAAAATCCGCCGGATGGGAGAACAGCACCAGCCAGCTTCCCCGAAAGTCTTCCAGACGCAGGATGCCGTGGGTTGTTTCGGCCTCGAAATCCGGGGCCGGATCGCCGATGCGCGGGACGCAAACGGAAGCGGATTCGGTCATGCAGGCTCCTTGTCGGCCATGGCACACTGCCATGGCCCGGCTCTCACAGCCCTTTTATTAACGCTTCGCTGCGGCGCGTCAAGCGCGCCCGGCCAGAGAAAGACAGGCGCAACGGTCGGTAAGCCCTCCCGGATCAGTCAAGAGAGCGAGCACGGATCGCCGGCCAGCCGGTGCAGGAGCGCCGCCTTGATCTCGTCAATCTGTTCCGGGTCCTCGATGCGCCGCCCGTCCAGGCCGCGCACGTAAAACACGTCGCGCACCCGTCCGGCCGGGGTCATGACCTTGGCCAGATGCGTTTCCAGATGCAATTCCGTAAGCGTTCGGGCGATGTCGTACAAAAGCCCCACCCGGTCGTCGCACGAGACGTCGATGACCGTAAACAGATCCGAGGCCTTGTTGTCGAGCCGGACTGTCGGCGGCGATTTCGGCCCGGCCGGCGTGGCGGCGGCGGCAAAGGAGCTTCGTTTGCGGGCCAGCCGATAGGCCAGGAAGAGTTTGCCGGACAGGGCGTAGCGCACGGCCCGGGCCACCCGGGCAAAGACCTCGTCGCTGTAGATGACGTCCGGCGGATTGCCGGTGCGAAGCGACAGGATGGTCACGCCGTCTTCCCAGACAAAGACGTCGGCTTCGTGGATGGACAGGTCGTGCAGGGCCAGTACGCCGGTGACGGTGGAAAAAAGCGCCTGCACCCGCCGGGCTGCCACGGTCACGGCAAATCCCTCGCCGCCGGGCAAGGCCGTCTGGGTGACGGCAGCCACGTCGCGGCCGCCACGATCACCGGGTTTCATGCGCCGGTCCTCGGCCTCGGCCGCTTCCAGTTCGGCCAGGAGGTCCAGATGCCCGAGGATCGACTCCACGGGCTGGCTGACCAGATAGCGCGGCGGCATGGCCAGCAGCATTTCCTCCAGGGCCTCGGCAGAAAAACGATCCCGGGCCATCTCGCGCAGCCGGTCGCGGGTGGCCAGCATGATCCGGGCGTCGCCGGCAGCGAAAAGACGTCCCTGTTCGATGGCGGCGCGCACCTTGGCGTAGAGGTCGTAGACCAGCGATTCCTTCCAGCCGGTCCAGGCCTGGGGGCCGGTAGCCAGCCCGTCGCAACGGGCCAGGAGCACGAGCATGTCGAGCATCTCCACCGTGGCCACCCGGCCGGCGACCCGGGCCACGATGTTGCGGTCGGCCAGATCCCGGCCGGTGGCGGTCTCGGGCAGGATGAGGTGTTCGCGCACCAGGGCGGCGATGGCGTGGCGGGCTTCTGGCGGGGCCGAAAGCCGGGTGAGCATGTCCTCGGCCAGTTGCGCCCCTTTCTCGGCATGCCCGCCGCCCAGGCCCTTGCCCACGTCGTGGAGCAACAGGCCCCAAAAGGCCAGTTCCGGCCGGGGCAGACCGGCCAGCAGGTCCTTGGCCCGGGACGGGGCTCCCGCCCGGATTTCAGCCAAGAGGCGCACCGCCTCCAGGCTGTGCCGGCCGACCGGATGGACGTGGTAGACGTCGTAGGACACGATGTCCGCAACCCGGGCAAACTCCGGCAGGACCGCCGCAAGCAGGCCGGAAGCCAGCATGGCCTCCATGGCCACGCCGCCGACGTCGACAGCCATGATCTCGCCCAAACGGTCGTAGATCATGCGCCCGGTGCGCGGCGACACCCCGGCCAGCCGCCCCAGCCCCCCGGCCATGGCCCGCAGGCGATGCAAGGTGTCGTGGGAGGGGGGGCGATTGGTGGCCGCGCAGGCGGCGAAGAGGTCAAAAACCAGTTCCATGGCCGCCGTGTCCGCCACCTGCCGGGCAAAACGCAGGCCTTCGGGGGCGTCCTCGATGCCGGCCGAGACTGTCGTGGCCGGGGCTGCCAGATCAATGGCCCCCACCCCTCCGGCCAGAAGCGGCCACACCGACAAGCGAAGGGCCTTGATGTCGGCCATGCGGCGCAAGAGCTGCGACAGGAAGCGTTCCACGGCCTTGCGATCGCCCCGGGGGCCAAAGCCCATGGCCTCGGCCACGCGCTCCTGAAATTCGAAATACAGTTTGTCGTTTTTACGCCCGCAGCACCGGTGCAGGTGCATCCGGGCCGTCAGCACAAACCGGGCGTCCTCCTCCAGGGCGGCCAGGTCGTCGGCCAGGAGCCGGGCATCGGCCTCCCCCCGGGGATCGAGCCGGGTGAGCCAGCGCACCTGATGCCAGTCGCGCAGACCGCCCAGACCGTTTTTGAGATTGGGTTCGAGCATCCCGCCGGCATCACCGTAGTTGCGGCCGCGCTCCTCGTTGCCCCGGGCCAGCCAGTCGGCAAAGGCGGCGGCATGGGCCGGGTAAATCTCGGCGGTAAGGCGCGCCGCCAGACGCGCCGCCACCCCGGGGTCGCCGGCCAGGAAACGCAGGTCAATGAGCGAAGCCAACACTTTGGGATCGCTGGCCGCCAGCTCGCAGCAGGCCCCGACGGTGCGCACCCCGTGGCCGAGCTCCACGCCGAGATCCCAGAGCGGAAAAAAGAGGAACCGGGCCAGTTCGGCGGCGTTTGGCGGCGTGTCGCCTTCGAAAAGGACCAGGACGTCAATATCCGAGGCCGGACACAGCTCCCGCCGGCCGTAGCCGCCAACAGCCGCCAGGGCAAAGGCGGCCGGGCTGCCCTGGTCGGCCTGGGCGGACTGATACTCGGCCAGGCGCTCCCGGAAATAGCGGTCGTAGACGTCGGCGAGGGCGGCCACATAGGCCACGTCCACCTGACCGGCAGCCAGGGCATCGTCGCACAGGCTTTTGCCTTCGACGAGCATGGCCGCGCTGGGCGGCCGGTCAGTCGCAGACGGCATGGACATTCCCCTTCAATGAAACAACCGGGAAGGAGGTTCCCCTCCTTCCCGGTCAATAGGTTGGCAATGGGTCCCCGGCGTCGCGCGTCAGATGGCGGCGTTGCCGGTCTCGCCGGTGCGGATGCGGATGACTTCGTCAATGGTGGAGACGAAGATCTTGCCGTCGCCGACCTCGCCGGTCTGGGCCGCGGCCTGGATGGCCTTGATGACCTCGCCGGCCACGGCGTCCTCGACCACCAGTTCCATTTTGACCTTGGGCACGAAATCCACCTGATATTCGGCTCCCCGGTACACTTCGGTATGACCGCGCTGCCGGCCAAAGCCCTTGACCTCGGAGACGGTCATGCCCTTGATGCCGATGCTGGTCAGCTTTTCCTTGATCTCGTCGAGCTTATAGGGACGGGTGATGACTTCGATCTTTTTCATAATGACGCGCTCCTTTTCTTGCCTAGAGCTGGTAGCCGACTTCACTGTGCTGGCTGACGTCGAGGCCCTTGATTTCGTCTTCCTGGCTTACCCGAATACCGACCAGCAAGTCCACGACTTTGAAGAGGATCAGCGTCATGACAAAGCAGAACACCCAGGTAGCGACCACGGAGACGAACTGAATCCACAGCTGTTCGGGGTTGCCGTAGAACAGGCCGTCGTTGCCAAGCTCGTTGACGGCCTTGGTGGCGAACAGGCCGGTGGCCAATGCGCCGAAGGTGCCGCCGAGGCCGTGGATGCCGACCACGTCCAGGGCGTCGTCGTACTTGAAAAAGCTCTTGGCCAGCACGCCGCAGTAGCACAACCCGCCGGCGACAAGGCCGATCAAGATGGCCGGCATGGGCTGGACAAAGCCGGCGGCCGGGGTGATGGCCACCAGGCCGGCCACCGCGCCGGAGGCCATGCCAAGGGTGGTGGGCTTGCCGCGGTGATACCACTCCACGACAATCCAGCTGAGCGCCGCAGCGGCGGCAGCCAAGTGGGTGGTGACGAAGGCCGAGGCCGCCAGACCATTGGCGGCCAGGGCGCTGCCGGCATTGAAGCCGAACCAGCCGAACCACAGGATGCCCGCGCCCAGGATGGTCAGCGGCAGGTTATGCGGAATAAAGGACTGTTTGCCGTAGCCGTGGCGGCGTCCCAGGTAGAGGACGGCGGCCAGGGCGGAGGCGCCGGAGCTCATGTGGACGACGGCGCCGCCGGCAAAGTCGAGAGCGCCCATCTTGGCCATCCAGCCGCCGCCCCAGACCCAGTGGGCCATGGGACAATAGACCAGAACCAGCCACAGGGTGGTAAAGAGCAGGAAGCCGGAGAATTTGATGCGTTCGGCAAAGGCGCCGGTGATAAGCGCCGGGGTGATGACGGCGAACATGCACTGGAAGATCATGAAGGCCGAGTGCGGGATGTTGTCGATGCCTTCCTTGGCCGCCGTGCCGACGCCGTTTAAGAACATGTAGTCCAGGTTGCCGATCAGGCCGCCGACATCGCCGCCAAAGGCCAGACTGTAGCCGACCAGGGCCCACAGCACCGACACGGTGCCAAGCAGGATGTTGGAGTGCATGAGCGTGCCAAGGATGTTCTTGCCCCGGACCATGCCGCCGTAAAAAAGAGCCAGACCCGGAGTCATAAGCATGACCAGGGCCGCCGAAATGAGCACGAATGCGGTATCTGCCGCGTTCATGGTTTCCCCCTCTGATGACGTTTTTGTCGAACTTGCCGCTACCAGCGCCACAGCCGTTCCATCCCGCCAAAAGCCTCCGCAGC encodes:
- a CDS encoding HD domain-containing protein — protein: MPSATDRPPSAAMLVEGKSLCDDALAAGQVDVAYVAALADVYDRYFRERLAEYQSAQADQGSPAAFALAAVGGYGRRELCPASDIDVLVLFEGDTPPNAAELARFLFFPLWDLGVELGHGVRTVGACCELAASDPKVLASLIDLRFLAGDPGVAARLAARLTAEIYPAHAAAFADWLARGNEERGRNYGDAGGMLEPNLKNGLGGLRDWHQVRWLTRLDPRGEADARLLADDLAALEEDARFVLTARMHLHRCCGRKNDKLYFEFQERVAEAMGFGPRGDRKAVERFLSQLLRRMADIKALRLSVWPLLAGGVGAIDLAAPATTVSAGIEDAPEGLRFARQVADTAAMELVFDLFAACAATNRPPSHDTLHRLRAMAGGLGRLAGVSPRTGRMIYDRLGEIMAVDVGGVAMEAMLASGLLAAVLPEFARVADIVSYDVYHVHPVGRHSLEAVRLLAEIRAGAPSRAKDLLAGLPRPELAFWGLLLHDVGKGLGGGHAEKGAQLAEDMLTRLSAPPEARHAIAALVREHLILPETATGRDLADRNIVARVAGRVATVEMLDMLVLLARCDGLATGPQAWTGWKESLVYDLYAKVRAAIEQGRLFAAGDARIMLATRDRLREMARDRFSAEALEEMLLAMPPRYLVSQPVESILGHLDLLAELEAAEAEDRRMKPGDRGGRDVAAVTQTALPGGEGFAVTVAARRVQALFSTVTGVLALHDLSIHEADVFVWEDGVTILSLRTGNPPDVIYSDEVFARVARAVRYALSGKLFLAYRLARKRSSFAAAATPAGPKSPPTVRLDNKASDLFTVIDVSCDDRVGLLYDIARTLTELHLETHLAKVMTPAGRVRDVFYVRGLDGRRIEDPEQIDEIKAALLHRLAGDPCSLS
- a CDS encoding P-II family nitrogen regulator; translated protein: MKKIEVITRPYKLDEIKEKLTSIGIKGMTVSEVKGFGRQRGHTEVYRGAEYQVDFVPKVKMELVVEDAVAGEVIKAIQAAAQTGEVGDGKIFVSTIDEVIRIRTGETGNAAI
- a CDS encoding YkgJ family cysteine cluster protein, which produces MNADLTLLSKGPPPGGEACARCAAAGPTCCTLSPGQEELCFPVSEMERTRIIEQVGLTLGAFVPEANSGAFVANLARLFPGDRDRVARLFPETGQHLRLAVDPSGNCVFLRAGGCCLPRPVRPYYCRLFPFWMTGRAVSAFAAPGCLVNRQGRTVLRMLALLGCTEADVRDLHGRLRLAWGLPPKEGMPFVTPSPARFRP
- a CDS encoding ammonium transporter, with product MNAADTAFVLISAALVMLMTPGLALFYGGMVRGKNILGTLMHSNILLGTVSVLWALVGYSLAFGGDVGGLIGNLDYMFLNGVGTAAKEGIDNIPHSAFMIFQCMFAVITPALITGAFAERIKFSGFLLFTTLWLVLVYCPMAHWVWGGGWMAKMGALDFAGGAVVHMSSGASALAAVLYLGRRHGYGKQSFIPHNLPLTILGAGILWFGWFGFNAGSALAANGLAASAFVTTHLAAAAAALSWIVVEWYHRGKPTTLGMASGAVAGLVAITPAAGFVQPMPAILIGLVAGGLCYCGVLAKSFFKYDDALDVVGIHGLGGTFGALATGLFATKAVNELGNDGLFYGNPEQLWIQFVSVVATWVFCFVMTLILFKVVDLLVGIRVSQEDEIKGLDVSQHSEVGYQL
- a CDS encoding peroxiredoxin; the encoded protein is MTESASVCVPRIGDPAPDFEAETTHGILRLEDFRGSWLVLFSHPADFTPVCASELIAFAGVRDTLRKSGCELLGLSVDSIFSHIAWVRSLEEKFGVVIDFPLIADTTGEMARRYGMTMPAESATEPARVVFVIDDRQFIRAFMAYPMTTGRNVEEIMRLVAALQATDAHGVATPAGWKPGEGVLAPPPRTQAMAEERAKAAGPSCPDWYFCKRELS